TATGACGCCTCTTCATGGGTTGAAAAAACAGCTATTGAAATGGCGGATGCAATTATCGCCGTTTCTGAGGAAACCAAAGTGGACGTTTTAAAGAATTTTAACGTTGACCCGGATAAGGTAAAGGTAATTTATAACGGAATCAATCTTCAGGAATATGTGGTTACTGAAACAGATAAAACCTTACTGAAATACGGGGTTGATACGGATAAGCCATTTGTATTGTTCGTGGGCCGAATTACCAGGCAAAAAGGGATCATCCATTTGGTAAATGCCATTAAATATATCGATCCGAATACTCAGGTGGTATTGTGTGCCGGCGCACCGGATACCCCGGAGATTGCTAAGGAAATGGAAGATAGTGTAAACGAGGTGAAGAAAGAAAGAGACAATGTCATTTGGATCGATGTAATGCTTGAAAAAGAAGAGGTAATTGAACTCTATTCACATGCAGATGTGTTTTGCTGCCCATCGATTTATGAACCATTTGGAATCATAAATATAGAGGCTATGGCTTGTGAAACAGCTGTTGTGGCAAGTGCAGTAGGAGGAATCAAGGAGGTTGTTGTGGATGGAGAAACCGGTATTCTGGTTCCTTTGGAGCAGCAGGATGTTGCGCCTTTCGAACCTGTAGATCCGGATAAATTTTCAAGGGACATGGCAGAGGGTGTCAACAAACTGATCAGTGATAGGG
This DNA window, taken from Lutimonas zeaxanthinifaciens, encodes the following:
- the glgA gene encoding glycogen synthase, which produces MKALFFTREFPPYVYGGAGVHVEYLAGELAKLMEMDVRCFGDQDEKDGNLSVKGFPYDNVVFDGSNDKLKAVFKTLSTCIHMNAEEIDADVVHCHTWYAQFAGIVAKLCYGIPLVITTHSLEPLRPWKREQLGRGYDASSWVEKTAIEMADAIIAVSEETKVDVLKNFNVDPDKVKVIYNGINLQEYVVTETDKTLLKYGVDTDKPFVLFVGRITRQKGIIHLVNAIKYIDPNTQVVLCAGAPDTPEIAKEMEDSVNEVKKERDNVIWIDVMLEKEEVIELYSHADVFCCPSIYEPFGIINIEAMACETAVVASAVGGIKEVVVDGETGILVPLEQQDVAPFEPVDPDKFSRDMAEGVNKLISDRELARDMARKGRKRVEDYFDWIAIAKQVEGLYKSLL